A stretch of the Aegilops tauschii subsp. strangulata cultivar AL8/78 chromosome 4, Aet v6.0, whole genome shotgun sequence genome encodes the following:
- the LOC123497567 gene encoding protein FAR1-RELATED SEQUENCE 5-like codes for MSQINANGDNERNNIDDDNAESEVDASRSGSSCQGGVDGPSGNDEHSDDDQFDLDMCYDEYQQESLDRHWSVMVKTFRSLDEVYMFYNKHARERGFSIRKDSLKRSKDRARTVRLRRYLCSAAGKRQAKFCTMEGRTRRLRPESRFFYEAHLKVKLDKKLNLWYVSSFFDDHSHTLARPDEVPFLRSHNQIKAFERAEILAMAGAGIRKHIIFDNVVSRYGSYAKSPFQRTKLYNMCYREKMKLLAQGDADTAIGIMLTRKDRDPDFFFEHTVDAEGRLQNLFWCDSQSRRDYLDYGDVVVFDSTDKMNMYGMPFIPFVGLNNHRCTTVFACAIVSDETEATYVWLLNTFLKANCQKRPKSVITDGDAAMIRAIRKVLSDLWHRLCSWHIEKNMQKHLNHKSLKEFRALLYYATTHKVFEERWAAFVRKWQTERMKTWLHRMYRKRTLWAASYLSGGFFLGMRSNQRSESLNSSLHLHLDYGMTIVDMIVHYENCIVRLRENEAYDDYTASQTLPVTVTECQAIESYAAKAFTQANFYMLQQDMKKVQELEVIDRLTGTDSQRFVVAWKNNRDHRFNVDYTPDSQKKHELDCP; via the exons ATGAGCCAG ATAAATGCTAATGGTGACAATGAGCGTAATAATATAGATGATGACAATGCCGAGAGCGAGGTCGATGCATCTCGTAGTGGGAGCAGTTGCCAA GGAGGTGTTGATGGTCCTAGCGGGAACGATGAGCACAGCGATGATGATCAGTTTGACCTTGACATGTGCTATGATGAATATCAGCAAGAGTCACTTGATAGGCATTGGTCAGTGATGGTAAAGACATTCAGGTCATTAGACGAGGTGTACATGTTCTACAACAAGCACGCGAGAGAACGTGGGTTCAGCATCAGGAAGGACTCGCTAAAACGTTCAAAGGATCGTGCAAGGACTGTGCGCTTGAGGAGGTATCTCTGTTCCGCCGCAGGAAAACGACAGGCCAAGTTCTGTACCATGGAAGGTCGGACCCGCAGGCTTAGACCGGAGAGTCGATTCTTCTACGAAGCCCATTTGAAAGTTAAGCTTGATAAAAAGCTTAATCTTTGGTATGTCAGCAGTTTCTTCGATGATCACAGCCACACTCTTGCACGACCGGACGAAGTCCCTTTCCTCCGATCTCATAATCAGATCAAAGCATTTGAGAGAGCTGAGATCTTAGCTATGGCTGGAGCTGGGATAAGAAAACATATCATTTTTGACAACGTCGTTAGCAGGTATGGGTCCTATGCAAAGTCACCGTTTCAGAGGACAAAGCTGTATAACATGTGCTATAGGGAGAAGATGAAATTGCTTGCACAAGGTGATGCTGATACTGCCATAGGAATCATGTTGACCAGAAAGGACAGAGATCCAGACTTCTTCTTTGAGCACACAGTTGACGCTGAAGGCAGGCTCCAAAACCTGTTCTGGTGTGATTCGCAGTCACGCCGGGATTATCTAGACTATGGTGATGTTGTCGTCTTCGACAGCACAGACAAGATGAACATGTATGGAATGCCGTTCATCCCTTTTGTGGGTCTGAACAACCACCGTTGCACTACGGTATTCGCATGCGCCATTGTTTCAGACGAGACTGAGGCTACATATGTTTGGTTGCTTAACACGTTCTTGAAAGCTAACTGTCAGAAGAGGCCCAAATCTGTAATTACCGATGGAGATGCAGCGATGATAAGGGCTATCAGGAAGGTGCTTTCTGATCTGTGGCATCGTCTATGTTCATGGCATATTGAAAAGAATATGCAGAAACACCTCAACCACAAGTCATTGAAGGAGTTCAGGGCATTATTGTACTATGCCACTACACATAAGGTTTTTGAGGAGAGATGGGCCGCGTTTGTGCGCAAATGGCAGACGGAGAGAATGAAAACATGGCTCCATAGGATGTACAGGAAGAGGACGCTTTGGGCTGCATCATATTTGTCTGGTGGGTTTTTCCTTGGTATGCGCAGTAATCAGAGGAGTGAGAGTCTGAACTCCAGCCTGCACCTTCATCTTGACTATGGTATGACGATCGTTGACATGATTGTACACTACGAGAATTGTATTGTTCGCCTCCGTGAGAATGAAGCTTATGATGACTACACGGCCTCACAGACTCTTCCAGTAACAGTGACTGAGTGTCAGGCCATTGAGTCGTATGCTGCGAAAGCATTCACGCAGGCAAACTTTTATATGTTGCAACAAGATATGAAGAAGGTACAGGAGCTTGAGGTAATTGATAGACTGACAGGGACCGATAGTCAGAGATTTGTGGTTGCGTGGAAGAATAACAGGGATCACAGATTTAATGTGGACTATACGCCAG ATTCTCAAAAAAAGCACGAGCTGGACTGCCCGTGA
- the LOC109780000 gene encoding uncharacterized protein — translation MVKESSKSTAGSKVLISLRPDDVYSIFGWKNNGVDVFGFLSTEGEKATKKYQLVLLARKMIGKLLQDGHVRQWPQGNLALLQYLYWEKVQPITGPKYDPLALLSPLMRNWTEDMAVRRDKYDYEYGRGVGMIIRIDDNIIEEYRLKKIAEEEAQKTKKASSKKSNITGMRKEGSTSEASSQKPTMDRILSEMNELRKEMLRLPELCAQRMIEKLNKTGVFYKPSNLEEDEENLYGGINESSNDGGLPKKEFVYQKDDSDRFRTPSKMNLQKDDDGVDVTSRGNTPFYCTPEYWDSFKGDMDDPTQVPEVSDEKAATSLGTDEIASHASLGSQGVQEEVEEVTGRRKRRGSQHVKSPYVVPKPNKRAKRSAKGKFFQNGGVNKSSDEYDVVKASIKYVRAHEYSQKHAKTEIFNDGMEEGLTVRRACQIINHEWLSGDTYIPLNKENTHWVTVVMHSGKREFQVLDSLMTGKLDSVTRELVEDLRKQLAEDIQEANATGIVNYPDVSNWPIQTYDMPKQHDG, via the exons ATGGTCAAAGAGAGTTCTAAAAGTACTGCTGGAAGTAAAGTCCTTATTTCACTAAGGCCTGATGATGTGTACTCCATATTTGGTTGGAAAAACAATGGAGTGGATGTTTTTGGGTTTCTTAGTACTGAAGGAGAAAAAGCAACCAAAAAATACCAGTTAGTTTTGTTAGCAAGAAAAATG ATTGGTAAGCTTCTGCAGGACGGCCATGTTAGGCAGTGGCCCCAGGGGAACCTCGCCCTTTTGCAA TACCTATATTGGGAGAAGGTGCAACCAATCACCGGTCCAAAATATGATCCGTTGGCATTGTTGAGCCCGCTGATGAGGAACTGGACGGAAGATATGGCTGTGAGAAGAGACAAATACGACTATGAATATGGTCGTGGTGTTGGGATGATAATCCGA ATCGATGACAACATTATAGAGGAGTACAGGCTAAAAAAAATTGCAGAAGAAGAAGCTCAAAAAACCAAGAAAGCTAGTAGCAAAAAATCTAACATTACTGGAATGAGGAAAGAGGGCAGTACCTCGGAGGCTTCGAGCCAGAAGCCTACTATGGACCGGATTTTGAGTGAGATGAATGAGCTTCGGAAGGAAATGCTTCGTTTGCCAGAGTTATGCGCACAG AGGATGATTGAGAAACTGAACAAAACCGGCGTCTTCTACAAACCCAGTAACCTGGAAGAAGACGAAGAGAATCTGTACGGAGGCATTAATGAGTCTTCAAACGATGGTGGACTTCCGAAAAAAGAGTTTGTATATCAAAAAGATGATTCAGACCGGTTCCGCACACCTTCCAAAATGAATTTGCAAAAGGATGATGACGGCGTTGATGTAACTTCTCGTGGAAACACACCTTTTTACTGCACACCTGAGTACTGGGATAGTTTCAAGGGTGATATGGATGATCCTACCCAAGTACCAGAAGTATCAGATGAAAAAGCCGCCACATCTTTAGGGACGGACGAGATCGCATCGCATGCATCGCTTGGTTCTCAAGGAGTACAAGAGGAAGTGGAGGAGGTTACTGGCAGGCGCAAGCGCAGAGGATCACAACATGTCAAGTCTCCTTATGTGGTCCCTAAACCGAACAAGCGAGCAAAACGTTCTGCGAAAGGAA AATTTTTCCAAAATGGTGGTGTTAACAAATCTAGTGATGAGTATGATGTGGTGAAAGCGTCCATCAAGTACGTGCGCGCGCATGAGTATTCACAAAAACATGCCAAAACAGAAATTTTCAATGATGGCATGGAAGAAGGTCTCACTGTGCGGAGAGCTTGTCAGATTATTAACCATGAGTGGCTAAGTGGCGAC ACTTATATTCCTCTAAACAAGGAAAACACTCACTGGGTTACTGTTGTCATGCATAGCGGGAAGAGAGAGTTCCAGGTTCTTGACTCGTTGATGACCGGAAAACTTGACAGTGTTACTAGAGAACTCGTTGAGGACCTG AGAAAACAACTAGCAGAAGATATCCAAGAAGCAAATGCAACCGGAATTGTGAATTATCCAGATGTTTCCAATTGGCCTATTCAAACGTATGACATGCCAAAACAACATGATGGGTGA